One stretch of Jiangella gansuensis DSM 44835 DNA includes these proteins:
- the def gene encoding peptide deformylase has translation MAVRPIRLFGDPVLRTTAEPVVDFDRELRSLVTDLTDTMLAAPGAGLAAPQIGVSLRVFTYDVDDVVGHLINPTLELSEEEQFGPEGCLSLPGLEYDCRRALRVVAHGFNMYGDPVAIEGSERLARAIQHETDHLDGILFIDKLDREARKAAMKAIREAAWAGEEAPEIRVSPHATFGRAT, from the coding sequence GTGGCCGTCCGTCCGATCCGCCTGTTCGGCGACCCGGTGCTGCGCACCACGGCCGAGCCGGTGGTCGACTTCGACCGCGAGCTGCGCAGCCTGGTCACCGACCTCACCGACACCATGCTCGCCGCGCCCGGCGCCGGCCTGGCGGCGCCGCAGATCGGTGTGTCGCTGCGGGTGTTCACGTACGACGTCGACGACGTCGTCGGGCACCTCATCAACCCGACCCTGGAACTGTCCGAAGAGGAGCAGTTCGGGCCGGAGGGCTGCCTCTCACTGCCCGGCCTGGAGTACGACTGCCGGCGCGCCTTGCGGGTCGTGGCGCACGGCTTCAACATGTACGGCGACCCCGTCGCCATCGAGGGCAGCGAGCGCTTGGCCCGCGCCATCCAGCACGAGACCGACCACCTCGACGGCATCCTGTTCATCGACAAGCTCGACCGCGAAGCTCGCAAGGCAGCGATGAAGGCGATCCGCGAGGCCGCCTGGGCCGGCGAGGAAGCCCCGGAGATCCGGGTGTCGCCGCACGCCACCTTCGGCCGCGCCACCTGA
- a CDS encoding AAA family ATPase has translation MVDTSGAVSSPGELAERLDAAGYLADEGLATAAFLALRMGRPLFVEGEAGVGKTSLAQALAQVLDAPLIRLQCYEGVDAAQALYDWDFPRQLLHLRAAEAAGVTDVDQLEHELYDRRFLLARPLLQALETSPSVLLVDEVDRADDEFEAFLLEVLSDFTISIPEIGTVRAQTPPVVVVTSNRTREVHDALKRRCLYHWLAHPTFEREVAVIRRRLPGVGERLAGDVARAVQRLRGADLLKPPGLAESIDWVAALTELGATELDTELAARTLGAVLKYQEDTERVLGEVTELVGRA, from the coding sequence ATGGTGGACACGAGCGGTGCCGTCTCCTCGCCCGGTGAGCTGGCCGAACGGCTTGATGCCGCCGGGTACCTGGCCGACGAGGGCCTGGCGACGGCGGCGTTCCTGGCGTTGCGGATGGGCCGCCCGCTGTTCGTCGAAGGCGAGGCCGGGGTCGGCAAGACGTCGCTGGCGCAGGCGCTGGCGCAGGTGCTCGACGCGCCGCTGATCCGGCTGCAATGCTACGAAGGGGTCGACGCCGCGCAGGCGCTGTACGACTGGGACTTCCCGCGTCAGCTGCTGCACCTGCGCGCCGCCGAGGCCGCGGGCGTCACCGATGTCGACCAGCTCGAGCACGAGTTGTACGACCGCCGGTTCCTGCTGGCTCGGCCGCTGTTGCAGGCGCTGGAGACGTCGCCGTCGGTGCTGCTGGTCGACGAGGTCGATCGTGCCGACGACGAGTTCGAGGCGTTCCTGCTGGAGGTGCTGTCGGACTTCACCATCTCGATCCCGGAGATCGGCACCGTACGCGCACAGACGCCGCCCGTCGTCGTCGTCACCAGCAACCGCACCCGCGAGGTGCACGACGCGCTCAAGCGGCGCTGTCTCTACCACTGGCTGGCGCACCCGACGTTCGAGCGGGAGGTCGCCGTCATCCGGCGCCGGCTGCCCGGCGTGGGCGAGCGGCTGGCCGGTGACGTCGCCCGCGCGGTGCAGCGGCTGCGCGGGGCCGACCTGCTCAAGCCACCCGGGCTGGCCGAGTCGATCGACTGGGTGGCGGCGTTGACGGAGCTGGGCGCCACCGAGCTCGACACCGAGCTGGCCGCCCGCACCCTCGGCGCGGTGCTCAAGTACCAGGAGGACACCGAGCGGGTGCTGGGCGAGGTGACCGAGCTGGTCGGGCGGGCGTGA
- a CDS encoding XdhC family protein: protein MHEVMRELVSAIGDGQRTGLVTVVSTFKSAPRPPGASMAVTRDGEAVGSVSGGCIEGAVYELAQEVMDGRPPVLQRYGVSDDDAFAVGLTCGGIIDVFVEAVDAASFPSLPDLASSVESSDPVAVATVVRGPGTVGAHLVIWPDRVAGTLGGQRLDDAVTDDARGMLEQGMTGIRRYGADGERRLDELEVFVQSFAPRPRMLVFGAIDFAAALVRIGRFLGYHVTVCDARPVFATPRRFPDADDVVVQWPHDYLAATEVDPRTVICVLTHDPKFDVPLLEAAVRTPAAYIGVMGSRRTHDDRVSRLRERGLGDDELSRLSSPLGLDIGARTPEETAVSIAAEIIAARWGASGQRLSDTTGPIHREPLAADVR, encoded by the coding sequence ATGCACGAGGTGATGCGTGAGCTGGTGTCCGCCATCGGCGACGGGCAGCGGACCGGCCTGGTCACCGTCGTCAGCACCTTCAAGTCCGCACCCCGCCCGCCCGGCGCCTCCATGGCCGTCACCCGCGACGGCGAGGCCGTCGGCAGCGTCTCCGGCGGCTGCATCGAGGGCGCCGTCTACGAGCTGGCGCAGGAGGTCATGGACGGCCGCCCGCCGGTTCTCCAGCGCTACGGGGTGAGCGACGACGACGCGTTCGCCGTCGGCCTGACCTGCGGCGGCATCATCGACGTGTTCGTGGAGGCCGTCGACGCCGCCTCGTTCCCGTCCCTGCCGGACCTGGCGTCCAGTGTGGAATCGTCCGACCCCGTGGCGGTGGCCACGGTGGTGCGCGGGCCCGGCACCGTCGGCGCCCACCTCGTCATCTGGCCAGACCGGGTGGCCGGGACGCTCGGCGGGCAGCGGCTCGACGACGCCGTCACCGACGACGCGCGCGGCATGCTCGAGCAGGGCATGACCGGCATCCGCCGGTACGGCGCCGACGGCGAGCGGCGGCTCGACGAGCTCGAGGTGTTCGTGCAGTCGTTCGCGCCACGGCCACGGATGCTCGTGTTCGGCGCCATCGACTTCGCCGCCGCGCTGGTACGGATCGGCCGTTTCCTCGGCTACCACGTCACCGTGTGCGACGCCCGGCCGGTGTTCGCGACCCCACGGCGGTTCCCCGACGCCGACGACGTCGTCGTGCAATGGCCGCACGACTACCTGGCGGCGACGGAGGTCGACCCGCGCACCGTCATCTGCGTGCTCACCCACGACCCCAAGTTCGACGTCCCGCTCCTCGAGGCCGCGGTGCGTACCCCGGCGGCGTACATCGGCGTCATGGGGTCGCGGCGCACGCACGACGACCGAGTCTCCCGGCTGCGCGAGCGCGGGCTGGGCGACGACGAGCTGAGCCGGCTGTCGTCGCCGCTGGGCCTGGACATCGGCGCCCGCACCCCGGAGGAGACGGCGGTGTCGATCGCGGCAGAGATCATCGCGGCCCGGTGGGGCGCGAGCGGGCAGCGGCTGAGCGACACCACCGGACCGATCCACCGTGAACCGCTCGCGGCGGATGTCCGCTGA
- the sufU gene encoding Fe-S cluster assembly sulfur transfer protein SufU produces MNDSLYQEIILDHYKHPQGRGLREPFDAEAHHVNPTCGDEITVRVALDGEKVADVSYDGQGCSISQASASVLHELLTGSTVSDAMSVERSFVELMQGKGQVEPDEDVLGDGIAFAGVAKYPARVKCALLSWMAFKDATARAIGEPAAVAEEERR; encoded by the coding sequence GTGAACGACAGCCTGTACCAGGAGATCATCCTGGACCACTACAAGCACCCGCAGGGGCGCGGGTTGCGTGAGCCGTTCGATGCCGAAGCCCACCACGTCAACCCGACCTGCGGCGACGAGATCACCGTCCGGGTCGCGCTGGACGGCGAGAAGGTCGCCGACGTGTCGTACGACGGGCAGGGCTGCTCGATCAGCCAGGCCTCGGCCAGTGTGCTGCACGAGCTGCTCACCGGTTCCACCGTCTCCGACGCGATGTCGGTTGAACGGTCGTTCGTCGAGCTCATGCAGGGCAAGGGCCAGGTCGAACCGGACGAGGATGTACTGGGCGACGGCATCGCGTTCGCCGGCGTCGCCAAATACCCGGCCCGGGTGAAATGCGCGTTGCTGTCCTGGATGGCGTTCAAGGACGCCACCGCCCGGGCCATCGGAGAGCCCGCCGCTGTTGCCGAGGAGGAGAGGCGATGA
- a CDS encoding DUF1116 domain-containing protein, producing the protein MADLLGTPPRVVTAGVDLFAAALSAQAVPVTPVDWRPPMPGTAHDLARVLADPRRPEANARAVSRMLAATADLVDVRPAREVLGLQPGEFLHAGPPLTWDRASGPMRGALVGAMLFEGLAGSPDEAESLLARGSGIELAPCHDRGGVGPMAGVVSPSMWLFELRDDVHGGTSWCSLNEGLGAVLRYGAYGPEVIDRLRWMADVLGPALQAAVRRRGRVDVKGIVAQMVQMGDEGHNRNRAGTLMLLRDLLPDLVESGLPSSDVAEVARFVSGNDHFFLNLVMPAGKLQTAAAAGIPGSSVVTTMARNGTDFGVQLSGTGGQWFTAPANTPSGLYLGGYGPDDTNPDIGDSTITETMGLGGFAMASAPAIVRFVGGTVPDALATSRLMYEITLAENPAYAFPILEFRGAPTGIDVTLVARTGILPQINTGIAGRVAGTGQVGAGLVQPPAACFTAALAALAATTPPLPALK; encoded by the coding sequence ATGGCTGACCTGCTCGGCACGCCGCCGCGCGTGGTCACCGCCGGCGTCGACCTGTTCGCCGCGGCGCTGTCCGCGCAGGCCGTACCCGTCACACCGGTCGACTGGCGCCCGCCGATGCCCGGCACCGCGCACGACCTGGCCCGAGTGCTGGCCGACCCGCGCCGGCCGGAGGCCAACGCGCGGGCCGTATCGCGGATGCTGGCCGCCACCGCGGACCTGGTGGACGTGCGGCCCGCCCGCGAGGTGCTCGGCCTGCAGCCGGGTGAGTTCCTCCACGCCGGGCCGCCGCTGACCTGGGACCGGGCGTCCGGACCGATGCGCGGCGCGCTCGTCGGAGCGATGCTGTTCGAGGGCCTGGCCGGTTCGCCGGACGAAGCGGAGTCACTGCTGGCGAGGGGATCCGGGATCGAGCTGGCGCCGTGCCACGACCGCGGCGGCGTCGGGCCGATGGCCGGCGTCGTATCCCCGTCCATGTGGCTGTTCGAACTGCGCGACGACGTCCACGGCGGAACCTCTTGGTGCTCGCTCAACGAGGGCCTCGGCGCGGTGCTGCGCTACGGCGCGTACGGGCCGGAGGTCATCGACCGGCTGCGCTGGATGGCCGACGTGCTGGGCCCGGCGCTACAGGCCGCGGTACGCCGGCGCGGGCGCGTGGACGTCAAGGGCATCGTCGCGCAGATGGTGCAGATGGGCGACGAAGGCCACAACCGCAACCGCGCCGGCACCCTCATGCTGCTGCGCGATCTGCTTCCCGACCTCGTCGAGAGCGGCCTGCCGTCGTCGGACGTCGCCGAGGTCGCCCGGTTCGTCTCCGGCAACGACCACTTCTTCCTCAACCTGGTGATGCCGGCGGGCAAGCTGCAGACCGCGGCCGCCGCCGGCATCCCAGGGTCGAGCGTCGTCACCACGATGGCCCGCAACGGCACCGACTTCGGCGTGCAACTGTCCGGCACCGGCGGGCAGTGGTTCACCGCGCCGGCCAACACCCCGTCCGGCCTCTACCTGGGCGGATACGGCCCGGATGACACCAACCCCGACATCGGCGACTCCACCATCACCGAGACGATGGGCTTGGGCGGGTTCGCCATGGCGTCAGCGCCCGCGATCGTCCGGTTCGTCGGCGGCACCGTGCCGGACGCGCTGGCCACCAGCCGTCTCATGTACGAGATCACGCTCGCGGAGAACCCGGCCTACGCCTTCCCGATCCTGGAGTTCCGCGGCGCACCGACCGGGATCGACGTGACGCTCGTGGCTCGCACCGGGATCCTGCCGCAGATCAACACCGGGATCGCGGGACGGGTCGCCGGCACCGGCCAGGTCGGCGCCGGCCTCGTCCAGCCGCCCGCGGCGTGCTTCACCGCGGCGCTGGCCGCCCTCGCCGCCACCACTCCCCCGCTGCCGGCCCTCAAATGA
- a CDS encoding vWA domain-containing protein, with translation MNVPASEQVTAQVVGFARRLAAAGTPVPPTRVHAMLAALDVLGGGSLRSVYWSGRVTLCASPEDVERYDRVFAAYFGGQRTPPPTTVRVPPVQRLVALPADPAAEPDGRRDGDPPPELLATASRVEVLRHRDVATLSDADRAEVHRYVSALLPAAPDRRTRRQRPAASGPVDARRTVRRMLRHGGEPVELRRHGHARRYRRLVFLVDVSGSMAPYAETLLRFAHAACRTRPGTEVFTVGTRLTRITRELRGREPGTALAAASAAIADWSGGTRLGEELKEFLDRWGQRGTARGAVVVIGSDGWERGDPTLLGEQMSRLSRLARRIVWVNPHRGQAGYAPATGGMQAALPHVDRLVAGHSLGAMEELARVLDEHDGRRRGGGHARGDA, from the coding sequence GTGAACGTGCCGGCCAGCGAGCAGGTGACCGCACAGGTCGTCGGCTTCGCCCGGCGGCTGGCCGCCGCCGGCACGCCGGTCCCGCCGACGCGGGTGCACGCGATGCTGGCGGCGCTCGACGTGCTGGGCGGCGGGTCGCTGCGGTCGGTGTACTGGTCCGGCCGGGTGACCTTGTGCGCGTCGCCGGAGGACGTGGAGCGTTACGACCGGGTGTTCGCGGCCTACTTCGGCGGGCAACGGACCCCGCCGCCGACGACGGTGCGAGTCCCGCCGGTGCAGCGGCTGGTCGCGCTCCCGGCCGACCCCGCCGCCGAGCCCGACGGACGACGTGACGGCGACCCGCCACCGGAGCTGCTGGCCACCGCGAGCCGGGTCGAGGTGCTGCGGCACCGCGACGTCGCCACCCTGAGTGATGCGGACCGGGCCGAGGTGCACCGCTACGTCAGTGCGCTGCTGCCCGCGGCGCCGGACCGCCGGACCCGACGCCAGCGTCCCGCCGCGTCCGGCCCCGTCGACGCCCGCCGCACCGTGCGGCGCATGCTCCGCCACGGCGGCGAGCCCGTCGAGCTGCGGCGACACGGGCATGCACGGCGGTACCGGCGGCTGGTCTTCCTCGTCGACGTCAGCGGGTCCATGGCCCCGTACGCGGAGACGCTGCTGCGCTTCGCGCACGCCGCCTGCCGGACCCGTCCGGGCACCGAGGTGTTCACCGTCGGGACCCGGCTCACCCGCATCACGCGCGAACTGCGCGGTCGCGAGCCGGGCACGGCCCTGGCGGCCGCGTCGGCGGCCATCGCGGACTGGAGCGGCGGCACCCGGCTCGGCGAAGAGCTGAAGGAGTTCCTGGACCGCTGGGGCCAGCGCGGCACCGCCCGCGGCGCCGTCGTCGTCATCGGCAGCGACGGGTGGGAGCGCGGCGACCCCACGCTGCTGGGTGAGCAGATGTCACGCCTGTCCCGGTTGGCCCGACGTATCGTGTGGGTGAACCCGCATCGCGGCCAGGCTGGGTACGCCCCGGCCACCGGCGGGATGCAAGCCGCGCTCCCGCACGTCGACCGGCTGGTCGCCGGCCACTCGCTGGGCGCGATGGAGGAACTGGCCCGGGTGCTCGACGAGCATGACGGGCGCCGGAGGGGTGGTGGCCATGCACGAGGTGATGCGTGA
- a CDS encoding MFS transporter: protein MTGDDGEPRGAARLLRADAAFRSLFVARTVSFLGDSLSLVALMLHVADTAGQAIAVSLLLLVGDLAPALLSPLTGALSDRFDRKRVMIASELVQAVLLAAIALSLPPLPLLLALVGVRALAGQAFLPASRAAVATLVPPRDHAAANSALGLATNGGEAAGPLLAAALFPLVGIVGVLLVDAATFLLSAALLVGLPPLPPSPVDGAEPRASLAGDARDGLVFIWRAPALRIVALGFCAVVAFNGIDDVALVVLARDTLDAGDSAVGVLLAAVGLGLFAGYALLARSARRWSMVVLLATGFAVSSIGNLLTGLAWAVAAAFTLQAVRGLGIAAMDVATNTLLPRLVPPAMLGRVFGNLYGAIGLAAGVSYLAGGLLLDATSAPVTFVVAGAGGTLATVAVAVTLPRAMRRRQP, encoded by the coding sequence GTGACGGGCGACGACGGCGAACCGCGCGGCGCCGCCCGGCTGCTGCGGGCGGACGCGGCGTTCCGGTCGCTGTTCGTGGCCCGCACGGTGTCGTTCCTCGGCGACTCGCTCAGCCTGGTCGCGTTGATGCTGCACGTCGCCGACACTGCCGGCCAGGCGATCGCGGTGTCGTTGCTGCTGCTGGTCGGAGACCTGGCGCCGGCGTTGCTGAGCCCGCTGACCGGTGCGTTGAGCGACCGGTTCGACCGGAAACGGGTCATGATCGCCAGCGAGTTGGTCCAGGCCGTGCTGCTCGCCGCGATCGCGCTGTCGTTGCCGCCTCTGCCGCTGCTCCTGGCCCTGGTCGGGGTGCGGGCACTGGCCGGGCAGGCGTTCCTGCCGGCGTCGCGGGCGGCGGTGGCGACGCTGGTGCCGCCCCGCGACCACGCCGCCGCGAACTCCGCCCTCGGCCTAGCCACCAATGGCGGCGAGGCGGCCGGGCCGCTGCTGGCGGCGGCGCTGTTCCCGCTGGTCGGCATCGTCGGCGTGCTGCTGGTTGACGCGGCGACGTTCCTGCTGTCGGCGGCGCTGCTGGTCGGGCTGCCGCCGCTGCCGCCGTCGCCGGTCGATGGGGCGGAGCCGCGGGCTTCGCTGGCCGGTGACGCGCGGGATGGGCTGGTGTTCATCTGGCGCGCGCCGGCGCTGCGGATCGTCGCGCTCGGCTTCTGCGCTGTCGTGGCCTTCAACGGCATCGACGACGTGGCGCTGGTGGTGTTGGCCCGCGACACCCTTGACGCAGGTGATTCCGCCGTCGGCGTGCTGTTGGCCGCCGTCGGTCTCGGGCTGTTCGCCGGGTACGCGCTGCTGGCGCGTTCGGCGCGGCGGTGGTCGATGGTGGTCCTGCTGGCCACGGGGTTCGCCGTCAGCAGCATCGGGAACCTGCTGACCGGGCTGGCCTGGGCGGTGGCCGCCGCCTTCACCCTCCAGGCGGTACGCGGGCTGGGCATCGCCGCCATGGACGTCGCCACCAACACACTGCTGCCCCGGCTGGTTCCGCCCGCCATGCTGGGCCGGGTGTTCGGCAACCTCTACGGCGCCATCGGGCTGGCCGCGGGGGTGTCGTACCTGGCCGGCGGCTTGTTGCTGGACGCGACGTCGGCGCCGGTGACGTTCGTGGTGGCCGGCGCGGGCGGCACGCTGGCCACGGTCGCCGTCGCCGTGACCCTGCCCCGGGCCATGCGACGGCGACAGCCCTGA
- a CDS encoding metal-sulfur cluster assembly factor: MTATDIEDLKEALRDVVDPELGINVVDLGLIYGVSVDEENVATVDMTLTSAACPLTDLIEEQAVAATDGLVNELRINWVWMPPWGPDKITDEGREQLRALGFNV; encoded by the coding sequence ATGACCGCCACCGACATCGAAGACCTCAAGGAGGCGCTGCGCGACGTCGTCGACCCCGAACTGGGCATCAACGTCGTCGACCTCGGCCTCATCTACGGCGTCAGCGTCGACGAGGAGAACGTCGCCACCGTCGACATGACGCTGACCAGCGCGGCCTGCCCGCTGACCGACCTCATCGAGGAGCAGGCGGTCGCGGCCACCGACGGCCTCGTCAACGAGCTGCGCATCAACTGGGTCTGGATGCCGCCGTGGGGCCCGGACAAGATCACCGACGAGGGACGGGAGCAGCTGCGCGCGCTCGGATTCAACGTATGA
- a CDS encoding nucleotidyltransferase family protein, translating into MNRSRRMSAEPGTGAGAGLAGLILAAGSGSRFGSPKALVEFEGSRLVDRAVRVVAGCRPVVVVSGAVSLTVPGAFVVHNPQWATGMGSSLRAGLRALDGLPGVGAVVVVLVDQPWVGPDAVARLRAVWASADGVRVAAATYGGRRGNPVLLDRSVWPEVAALASGDAGARAFMAVHPELVTPVPCDDTGRPDDVDVPADLGRK; encoded by the coding sequence GTGAACCGCTCGCGGCGGATGTCCGCTGAGCCGGGCACGGGCGCCGGCGCAGGCCTGGCGGGGCTGATTCTCGCCGCTGGGTCGGGGTCGCGGTTCGGGTCGCCGAAAGCGCTGGTGGAGTTCGAGGGCTCACGGCTGGTCGACCGGGCCGTGCGGGTCGTCGCGGGGTGCCGGCCGGTGGTCGTGGTCTCGGGGGCGGTCTCGCTGACCGTTCCGGGCGCGTTCGTGGTGCACAACCCGCAGTGGGCGACGGGGATGGGCTCGTCGCTGCGGGCCGGGCTGCGGGCACTGGACGGGTTGCCCGGCGTAGGGGCCGTCGTGGTGGTGCTGGTGGATCAGCCGTGGGTGGGGCCGGACGCGGTGGCGCGGCTGCGTGCGGTGTGGGCGTCCGCCGACGGCGTCCGGGTCGCCGCCGCGACGTACGGCGGCCGGCGCGGCAACCCGGTACTGCTGGACCGGTCGGTGTGGCCGGAGGTCGCCGCCCTGGCCTCCGGCGACGCCGGGGCACGGGCCTTCATGGCCGTCCACCCGGAGCTGGTGACGCCCGTCCCGTGCGACGACACCGGCCGCCCCGACGACGTCGACGTCCCCGCCGACCTCGGCCGGAAATGA
- a CDS encoding cysteine desulfurase has translation MSAGVNSPLDVDRVRKDFPILDRRLAGDRPLVYLDSANTSQKPTAVLDALTEHYAQHNANVARAVHQLGEEATAAYEGARDKLAALIKAPSREEIVFTKNASEALNLVANTLASGLAEDPRYRLGPGDEIVGTQMEHHSNIVPWQLAARRTGARFRWFELTDDGRLDLSTIGELINPRTKIVSLVHQSNILGTVNDVETVVARAHEVGALVLLDGSQSVPHLPVDVTALGVDLLAFTGHKMVGPTGIGVLWGRREVLDGLPPFLGGGEMIETVAMEGSTFAPIPHKFEAGTPPIAQAVGLGAAVDYLTGIGLDRIHDHEQAITAYALERLHTIEGVSIIGPDTTELRGGTVSFTVDGIHPHDVGQVLDEQGVAVRVGHHCARPVCVRYGIPATTRASFYLYTTTDEIDALAAGIHHVKRFFG, from the coding sequence TTGAGCGCCGGAGTGAACAGCCCGCTGGACGTGGACCGGGTCCGCAAGGACTTCCCGATCCTCGACCGGCGGCTGGCCGGTGACCGCCCGCTGGTGTACCTGGACTCGGCCAACACGTCGCAGAAGCCCACCGCGGTCCTGGACGCCCTGACCGAGCACTACGCGCAGCACAACGCGAACGTCGCTCGCGCGGTGCACCAGCTCGGCGAGGAAGCAACGGCGGCCTACGAGGGCGCCCGCGACAAGCTCGCGGCACTGATCAAGGCGCCCAGCCGCGAGGAGATCGTCTTCACCAAGAACGCCTCCGAGGCGCTCAACCTGGTGGCGAACACGCTGGCCAGTGGCCTGGCGGAGGATCCGCGGTATCGGCTCGGTCCTGGCGACGAGATCGTCGGCACGCAGATGGAGCACCACTCGAACATCGTGCCGTGGCAATTGGCCGCCCGGCGCACCGGAGCCCGGTTCCGCTGGTTCGAGCTGACCGACGACGGCCGCCTCGACCTGTCGACCATCGGCGAGCTGATCAACCCGCGCACGAAGATCGTCTCCCTGGTGCACCAGTCGAACATCCTCGGCACCGTCAACGACGTCGAGACCGTCGTCGCGCGCGCACACGAGGTCGGCGCCCTGGTGTTGCTGGACGGTTCGCAGTCCGTGCCGCACCTGCCGGTCGACGTCACGGCACTGGGCGTGGACCTGCTGGCCTTCACCGGCCACAAGATGGTCGGCCCGACCGGCATCGGTGTGCTCTGGGGACGACGCGAGGTGCTCGACGGGCTGCCGCCGTTCCTCGGTGGCGGCGAGATGATCGAGACCGTCGCCATGGAGGGCTCGACGTTCGCGCCGATCCCGCACAAGTTCGAGGCCGGGACGCCGCCGATCGCGCAGGCCGTCGGGCTCGGTGCGGCGGTCGACTACCTGACCGGCATCGGCCTGGACCGCATCCACGACCACGAGCAGGCCATCACGGCGTACGCGCTGGAGAGGCTGCACACCATCGAGGGCGTCAGCATCATCGGCCCGGACACCACGGAGCTGCGCGGCGGCACCGTCTCGTTCACCGTTGACGGCATCCACCCGCACGATGTCGGGCAGGTGCTGGACGAGCAGGGCGTGGCCGTGCGCGTCGGGCACCACTGCGCCCGGCCGGTCTGCGTGCGCTACGGAATACCGGCGACCACGCGAGCGTCGTTCTACCTGTACACCACCACCGACGAGATCGACGCGCTCGCCGCCGGCATCCATCACGTGAAGAGGTTCTTCGGGTGA
- a CDS encoding HAD family hydrolase, with protein sequence MKAVVFDLGGVLVDWDPRYLYRTLLPDDDAVERFLAEVTTSEWNTQQDAGRTWAEAVTTLTDQFPEHAELIAAYDTRWIETIGGQIDGTVEILSELRDTGVGLYALTNWSAEKFPLALERFEWLSWFSGIVVSGVEQMIKPDRRIFDLLLDRYGLHAETTAFIDDSARNVSAAAQLGMTALHFTGPDQLRTDLRELGLLAR encoded by the coding sequence ATGAAGGCGGTCGTGTTCGACCTCGGCGGCGTTCTCGTCGACTGGGATCCGCGGTATCTCTACCGCACCCTGCTGCCCGACGACGACGCCGTCGAGCGTTTCCTGGCCGAGGTCACGACATCGGAGTGGAACACTCAGCAGGATGCCGGCCGCACCTGGGCCGAGGCGGTCACGACGCTCACCGATCAGTTCCCCGAGCACGCGGAGCTGATCGCCGCCTACGACACCCGCTGGATCGAGACCATCGGCGGGCAGATCGACGGCACCGTCGAGATCCTGAGCGAGCTGCGTGACACCGGAGTCGGCCTCTACGCACTCACCAACTGGTCGGCGGAGAAGTTCCCGCTCGCCCTCGAACGGTTCGAGTGGCTGTCGTGGTTCTCCGGCATCGTCGTCTCCGGCGTCGAGCAGATGATCAAGCCGGACCGGCGCATCTTCGACCTGCTGCTGGACCGGTACGGCCTCCACGCGGAGACGACGGCATTCATCGACGACTCGGCGCGCAACGTCAGCGCCGCAGCGCAGCTCGGCATGACCGCGCTGCACTTCACCGGGCCGGACCAGCTGCGCACTGACCTGCGCGAACTGGGTCTGCTGGCGCGCTAA